The genomic segment ATGGTCACGACAACACACCATCTGCAGTTACCATCTCTGTTGTATTTTACATGTGCAAGATGTGAAAGGTTGTTCAATGTGTACTCAGATTGAAGGCCGTAAGCAAACATGCAGCTCAGACTACAGTGTTGTCATTCGCCGTTTGATCGAGTTACTTTCTTGAATTCATACAGAGTAAGCCAGAAAATTAATGTGGGAGGTAAATGGACAAGATGCCTATAGAAAGATCCTTTATTTGTGTTGTAAGTAAAAGAGAATCACGGTATAATTTATGGCTAAAAATTAGAATTGATCGATATATAGAAGAAACAGGTATGAAGTTGATTAAAACAGTAAGATGTGTGTATTAAAGGAATCATGATTGAACTGcacttcatttttattttattttgaggcCTCAAACTGCTTGATGAAACTGcacttcatttttattttatttttgaggatTGAAACTGcacttatttaaatttaaatgaacTTTTAGTCTACAAATACAGCAGACTTGGAATTCGGAGGACAGATGAAAATAGTGGCGGATATAGAAATTTGTTCAACGGGCGAAATTTATCCTGGGGTGTGTAGCTTATGGTTTGACAGTGATACGTGGTAGGGGTAAGTAGAAATCGAATCAAACtcacaaaatcaaatcaaatggaTCATTTGGATTGGTTTTTAGTCGGAACATGGTTTGGATTAATGTTACAATCAAACGATTCGAAAAAATTGTTTGgttgaaagtttttttttaaataaaatctaataaattTTTGTTTGGGTTAATGTTACCATCAAAAGAGGAGAAGCTCTTAATTTTTGTTTGTTGGATTAACTTCTAATCCAAGCTAAATTCTCTCTTTCGCCTGTTTGCCGGAACGATAcaacaagaatattattttaaCACATTGTATTCCTTGTGTTATTACAATTTACAAGCATTGCTAGTTGAATTTCGTTTCACTCTAGTATCCTGTCGCGTTGATCACTTTTCACGACCACATAAATTATTATTGTCGTTTCGAGCGAGATATGTTATTTAATTCTTGAGATCTTCGTGGGATACCCAGCCCCTGCCTCTCTAATCCAGTTGAATTCTGTTATTTCAAACtattttcattattttgcgAAATTACACCAGTAGAAAGCATGTCATTTATCTatttataaagaaaaaatttatgtatgcataaaacaaaatatgCAGAGACCCAAAAGGGTATGTGGATCAAGTAAATGTTACGCACCTTAATTTCTATTTCATCTGCGTATTCCAGTACAAGCCAATGAAGTGAAAAATAGGAGATCAGATAATTCTTTATGCCATCAATGTATCAACAAAATCCCATATTCATACATAGTACATGCATCTATTGGGTCATCTAACACAAGCAGCTACACTTCATAATTTACTAGTAGTTTCATTATGTGGTCTTCCGTCCATGTTCTTGGTCTCACGTCCAGTCAAATATTGCTAACTGGAAGCTCCTATACCCAAAAAGTGATGCCTTAAAATGCAATATGGCAGATTTTTTGtgttcataatcaatatatatataaatataatatgttCATCTAAAGTGTGCGTGTGAAGGTACCTGAAGTTTTTGGGGTCGCCATATCTTCCGTGGGTTGACCAGAATCAATTGTTTTTCTCTGGTCCCTCTTGTCCTCCTTTGATACCCTTAAAGATCTGAGCTTGGATGACGCTTTAAGTGAATGGATCAAAGGcacttcctcttcatcttcgTCTTTCTTTTCTTCTACCCCAGCATCTTGATCGGATCCACTGATTGAATCCTCCTCTCCACTTGAACTTTGCTCATTAAATAGCCTTTTGCCCGGTAGATTCTGATTCTTACGAGGGCGCCCTCGACGTCTCACAGATGTCCCTTCCTTAGCATCTACAACATGAAAGACAACTTTGAATCAAAAATTGTAGGTGTGGAGAGTTCTGAAAACCTGAAACCACGATCTACCAAGGACAACTACAAAAAAGACCCCAAAACAACAGCATGTGGCACACTACCAGCCTTGGTTATTAAGTCAGCCTTGTCGGGGTATGGGGATATCTTCTTAAAGGAATCGTGATTCCTAGCAACAAGCCAGAGTTTGTTTTTAaggtaaaatattattaaattgatGAGCTCATGGTTTCATTCTACAATGAACCACTCTCAAAAGTTTTAATGCATTCATTaaacattattttataatttagcaTATCAAAATAAACGGCTTGCCATGGAGATATTTGTACGGACAATCATATAATAGCATCTTTGTCTAAAATGTGGCTTATTCGCCCCAACACTAAGTGCCTAAATGCATAGAAGTGGGACACCAGTGGTACGTGTGAATTGAAGCACTTGTCAGGTGCACAAATAACGGTACAGGTTACAGTCTACTGACACACAAACATGAGATGCCAAAACATGAATATTTTAGCGAAGCACATCTTCCAGCAAAAGTGAATGGTAAAAGCAAGCCCAAAAATCTAGAAACCCGATCCGTGGTAATATTTAAATCTCAAATGCTAAAGGCAAGAAGATCGAACAGCCTTCCTTAAATTAAATATGTAAATTGCATATGAATCAGATAATGCGAGACAACacattaaaaaaagaaagaaaacaggAAAAACAAAGGACGGAGAGTAAATAAGATGCATAAAAATGAAAGCATAGTGATACCTTTTACACCTTCATTTCTCGCATATTTTTCACGAAGGTTGTCTAGAAAGGTGAAATAAGGCCGCCACCCACTAGGATCTTCATCCGTGTTCACATTTTCAGTTCTTCTTTCTACTCCTTTCATTCTAATAATAAGAAAACATAAAGCGTAAACTTGATAGCATTATGAATATTTTCAATCATTACCTCGGCAGGTATTTGCACTGATAAGTGAGACAGGTCAACAATCCAGACAAAGAAAGCTTGTGGAATTCCAGATATCTCTGGAGACACCTCGAGTACATCTCATATATTTAGAAAGTGACAAGGTTCTCATAGACCTAAAATAACTTGCTGTTTCTAATTTTTTGGGGTCTTGGACCCAGATTTAAATTTAAGCAGACACAAATAGTTCATAAAATAATGACATATAAGCAGATAAAAGTTAGCTTTGACTGATGAATGATTAATAAATGGCAAGCAAGTTCAACTCTGTTTTCATTATTCACTACTCTTGATGCTTATTAAGAATCATCGGAGTACAATCCCATTATATTCACATATTCTGATAGACGCGTTTCATGTCACTCAGATTACATGAGCACCGTGTTTTTCGGGTGGTGGCTTAACAAACTTAAGATCACATAAACCACACTCCACAAACATGATGTTTTTATACCCCAGAACCCAGGAATTGGTAAGAACAGAATGTTTATCCAGTCATCTTTATGCTTGTTAGATGTGTACACAACAGATGAGCTCTTACACGTCAAGTATATCAGGAGCAGGAAGCTTCGATATAAACTGCAGCAGCACACCATCCAGGAAAGACAACTGCCTTGGGGCATGCAAGAATGCATAGTTGATACCATCTTTGACAATATTCATAATTTCAGATTTGTACTTATTTCGAGCAGTGCCGACATATTTCCCAGATAGCCGAGAAGCCAAATCTTTACATTCCTGAAATGACTTGCTCGACAATGATTTATCATTGCTAGAGGAAACTACCGAGAGATACCTTTGGTAGGCCTAGCCAACAACGAtacaaaataagtattttataGCATTAAAATGGTAAATGACAATTAGAAACTACAGGAGTTTGTTTCTTCATCAGCCACATACTGCATTtgtaaaatgaacaaaattctTAAACCAAGAAGACAAGATAAAATTGAAGGATTACATACGGAAAAAAAACAAGCAGTGATCAAGTAGCAAGTCCTTTAACTTGTCTTACCTTTTTCAGTGCTTCTAGAAGAAGACTTGAAATATCTCCTTTTTTCTTCAGAGCAGTAAGTAGATGCTTTACAATTTCAGTAACACTAGAGCCATACGTCTCCAGATGAGAAATTATCTCTGGAGCAAGATGTTCCTGCGTTAGAAGGCAATCATAGAAAAGGTTTAACTTCTTGATCACAAGGGGAAACAAAAGGAAAACACAATTGAAGGTGTTAAACATTATGATATTACCTACAATATTTCCCTAACAACCAAGCAAATATGTCAAGCCCAAGCACCCAGAAAAAAAATAATGGAAGCCTAAAATGACCTCGATTCAGATCAGTTTAGCCAAGCGGAACCATAAATGATTTTAATACAGATCAATTAGCTGTCCTATTCTCCTTCAGGGTGAATAAAGTATAAACTAGTATAGCTACCTTAGGAACTGAATCTGTAGCCACTAATTTGGCTAGAGCAAACATGACAGCATCTCTATTAGTCTCCTCAATATATTCTCTGTTGCCATTTTCTTCCTCTGCATCAGCTGCAGTGCATGAAATGAGCATATCAGGTGAACATATATTAAGCAAACACAAACTACTTTAAAGGTGCATATCAGCCTGAAGGcaagaaagaaaaataataatgatcAGACACAGTATATACCATTGAAGAAAGTAGTATTCgtcaaaatacaaaatcaattttggaaactggaaaaaaaaaaagaagaagatagCATTTTTCCATATGGACAACTAGTGTGTGCACATAAACAAATTCAGGGCACACAGCCCTTGAAATCAAGGGGACACAGAAGAGTCATATGCAGCCTGGCCCACAAGAGCATCTTCTATTTCCACGACTTGCTCAAGATTTTGAAATTGAACAAGAAAACCTATTCCGCCATGCAAAGTTCCTCTCTCAAGAAAAAACATGATATTggaataaaatgataaaatcttcTTCTAGACACATAACAAGACCCATAAAATATGGCATGAATACTCAACCAAACATCACTTCCTACCTGTAGTAGCATGGACAAGAAAATAGTCTCTTATACCAGGTTTCTTTTTTTCGTCTAATGAGAAGTTGAAAAAAGAATCATTAAATGGGATTAAAATTTTGACAGCAGTTCAGAAACATACAAACTTAATGTTGCAGTTGCTTAGTTTGTGATGTTGGATGTGAATTAGAGATGAATATCAGTGGAGAGATAGGAACTTATTCCATTTATAGTATATGAAAACTCGAAAGTTAAAAAacaatttgtatatattttcgaattttacgAAAAAGTGTCACATAAGTATCTTCAATTGTTTTTGTTTTACTACAGTTTGCTTTGACCTTTAAGTCAACAAAATAGACATGCCTGAAATCCAAAGTATAACTACTTTATTTGCAGAAATTAAGTATTAAATGACTTCTCTTTTCTATCTATGTTTCTGTGTGATGTTACTCCAGCGAATTatctttttctattttatgtgTGATGTTCTTTCAGTGACAGAAATGTCCATGTTGGggaaagaaggaaaaaaatatgAGCAAGTACAATAAGTCAAGCAAAAGGCAGTATtgaaataaacatcaaaatttgGAAAGTGCAACAAGAATCGACCATCAAACAGGCCATGCACAATGATCTTTTCACTGTACAGGGATATGAAAGTGCAAAGTCACACAATGTTTCAACCAAATTTTACAGAAACTAAAAAGAGAAAAAGTGACACGCATAAACATGGGACTTCAACCAAACCTTGTGTCTtgtgtcacaacactcccatgACCATAAGACAATTTGCAATAAATTGCAAGATTATAAATATGCCAAAAAAGAAAAGCTCCATCTAGCCAACAAATGCACTTATCTTATTACCTGATATATTGAGCAGTTGCTCACACATTTTCCAGTATTTCTCAATGATTGACTCATCCGGGCAGTACCCTAATATATCTAGCTTCGTCAAAtcaaatttagtctttttgaaTAAGCACCAAATATCAGAGACAATAGCACAGACCTGTAGATTATGGAACAAAGTTATTATTCTTTATTTCAGATGAAAATGTAACTTAGAACACATGGACCAGAAATAGAACAAATGGATGATCATGTAATCACCACAAAAAGGGCTTACTCTATATGCCAGCTGATTTCCAGATCCTCCATCACTTATTTTAATGGGAGTTTGAAGAAAGTATTCAAGTTGTTCCAACAAGGCATTTCGTTTCCATACAAGAGAAGATACAAATGTCTCCGACACTGTTTCACTGGACACAATAGATTGGAGGCACCAGGAAACATGCAGAAACATATTGAGAAGCAAAAAGGCAATAACCTGAATTAGCACAAGCATCTGATTATCAGCAAGTGAAGAAGAGACATAAGTTTTTCAAAAAGATTAACAGAGAGAACAGACCTCCTCATCTATGTTTCTGAAACTTTGAAGAACATGCACCAGATCTTGGTACAAGCTTTCAAGGGGAACTTTACGAGATAACTGCATTTCATACAGCCTTTTCACATTCACTAGCAGAGAGTATTCGTCACCACCATTCTGCAGAGAAAAACGTGTCAACTCTCACAACTTCACAAATACATAAAGATGATAAGTAGAACAGCCTCTACCACGACATCTTTCAATGCAGATTTTAGTTTCACCATTATCTCATCCTCGAGCTCCTTGACCTGATTCTGACCAAAATCTTGCAATTCTCCTTGGCTCTCAGTGGCACAGAACTTAAATGCTCTAACACATGACCGCAGAGAATCTTTATCGCCATGCTTAAAAAAGGCCTCTCTCATAAGTTGAAGAGTAGCCTTAAAATTCTGAAAAGAGAAGGAACTTACTTATTGGTAAGTTGCACATAACCAAGTGATTTAAAAACATACCTGTTCTTGACTCTTTAGTGAATAAAGCTCAAGATTCATGTGAACGATGATTTCAATAAGAGGTGCCACTTTGTACTTGTCAGACAAAAATTTTCGTAGGAGTTGAGGATAGGTCTTCATCATAGCAACAGTTATGTCAcgtttattgttttcaaacatttcctgaaattatttttgacaaaaacttgaaACATAATTCTAGTATGATAGAGAAAGAACGATACAAAACAAGGGGAGAACATAGGCAATCAATGCAAAATTAAAAGTCCAAGTGACAAGAAGAGGATACAACTGAAATATCACAAACCTTTTGAGCTTTAGTCAGATGAGGGTTTCTATTATCAGTCGCAGGAACTATCCTTTCTCCTACAGCCTTTTTTATGGACGCAAAAAGAAGCCTAATCAAATTCGTAGCATCTGCATCATCAAGCTCAGCTGAAGGGCTGTCCTCCAGAAGCATATGAATGATGCACTCCCAATCCTGCAAGTAACACAATGAATTCAGTGAAAACAAAGCCATGTCTCGACCAGATTAAAGATCAGCACCAAAATGTCCAAAATTTGTTGAGGCTCTATTCAAGttttgaaaaaggaaaaaatcatCACTCAATATCCAGATTATTGAGGTTCGATAATATCAATTGATGCACATATATTTTCGTGTAAGATGGAAAAATGGAGTGAGAAATGATAATGAAGGTTGTATATCGTAACATATCGGGATCCCAGAGGAAATTAAGAAATAACAACCTCAATAGTCAATAGTCAAtaataatcatcatcatcatcatcatcatcaaacAGGTATGCTACAGACTCTTTACAGTTACAGATCATTGGTTAATACACCTAAGTATATTTATGTTCAATGGCATATTATTTCGCaggaaaaaaattatgattagCTATCAAAGGTCCTGACTAATATCCTTATCTTCTGCTTTTCTAATTTTATTTCCTTCTATTCAAATTTGGAAAGGAGTTGATGTGGTGAACCTTATTGATCTTGGACTTAACCGTGCATTTACCTTCTGCATGTTCAACTACAACTCAACAGTAATGAAAACTGAACTTGAAAGCACAGAATTACAGCATAGACGATTTCCAGTAACCTATGTAACATACTTTCATGGCCCCCATGTAATCCCACACATCATCGATGACATATGAACTCAAAACAGGGTCTGCTGAAAATTCTTTTAGTATCTGTAACATTCTATTGATATGAATCTCTGAAGAATCATTATCACTGCCTGCAACAGAAATCACTTACTTAGACAAAAAAAAGTGCAAaaccaaaaaaagaaaaagcacAGCATTAGAAAACAGGTGAAAGAAACCTGTTGGGCGAGGTTGTAAATCATTAAATTTCTGAGCAATCAAATGATCATAAACCAGTGCTCCAATGGCATGCCTAATTTCTGGTGGATCATCaatcaataaatcatataaGGATCCTAGTTCTTCATCAGGCACAAGCTGATGTCTGCAATATACCCCAAACACACTTGTCGAAAATAATTCTATGTCCAATCACAGTGAAGGGGAAACAATTTCAAATCGCAATTGATTGGCAAGATTAGTCGTTACTAACATACCTCAAAAGTTGTTTTACAAGCCCTATAGCACATACTGACACAGAAATATCAATATCGTCAGCAAGTTCAAGCATGCGTTTGTAAAATCTTTCCGTGAAAAGGTTAAGTGATGGCACATTATCGTCCACCTCATAAAGATTTTGCAATGCCAGAACAGAAGCCTTTCTTACACCAGCACTCTTCAAATTATTATAAAGAGAAAAATGTTTAGTAACAATGGAAAATAAAAGCTTGTCATCTTTGCAATAATTTACATTCACCATTTATAACTTACTTTGTCGTTTAATGTCCATCCAAGATATTTCAAATACAAATCCTGTAAGAACAATGAGGGATATGAAAGTACCCACACCCCAAGTGACTCTATGCATGACATCCGGATATCTGTATCAATGTCTCGATAACGATGTACAAATAGCCTTCAAGAAATAAGTTTCTCGTATAAATAAAGCAAGAGAATACGAATTTCCAAGCATAATAAAAGTGACAAAAAAGACCTTATCAAATCCACTTTGGCTAACAGTCGTACCCAGTAAAAATTTTCCGCATCATCTCTTCCAAGATAGTTATCTTATCATGTGTTGTGGATAGCCGTATACTGAGTGATTCTACTCGAGGTCCTTCAACCTTTTTCTTCTTTTCCACATTCAACTGTCTCTGAGTGGTTTCTCTCTGTGCACCAAGCATTTTAGCAACATTGATGAAGGACGATACTAGCTGAAGGCCCATCAATGAGGCAATCTGACGATATACTCTAGGAGGAGTGCTGACACATACCAAGACAGGTGTAAGAATAATGCCGCCGCCAGCTAAGATTGAAATTGCCTAGTAATAACTACCAAGTTCTTACCATGACATCGCAATAATGTAGTCCAAGCACTTGTCAAAGAGTGACTGATCAAACAGTGGTCCATTTTGGCATTCACTTACCACATTGTCCCAAAAGTAGACAAGATTAtctttgaaattcttgaaatcCCGTTTTGAACTTTGATAATCTTCAATTTCACCCTATGTTccatgaaattaagaaaaatctaGTCTCTTTGCTTCTTTGTATTTAAGTTTACTGCTCTCCAGGGAAACATATTGCATTTTTTTGTGAAATGGAAGAGGAGAACTGAAGTTAAACAACcaaagaattcaaatttgagataataatatTCTTCATAGATTAGAAAATAGATCCCATTGACATCTAATAATGTACAAATGAATACCAGGGGGGAAAAtgcacaatttaaaaataaataaaaaaagcaGAGGATACTCTTCTGGCCATATTAACAAGAGCAACAACAACATCATCGACATCGGTCTCATCTAGATCCTCTTCATGAAGATGATACTTTGCTCCACATGCCTACAAGTGATAATAGCAGTATTACAGAGTGAATTGttaaaaaaacaatataatcattcaaaatataaaatgacCTCAAAAAGTAAAGTTAATAGCTCAGCTGTTGCAGACTTTTGGTTTCTCTCATACAGTTCAACCCATCGTTTGACCACGTCAGGGATCCCTTTCCCGTCACTTTTGATAACTTCTGCAAACACATTTCCCTTTCGTCAAGGCAAACAAGTGGTATGCCTACTAATATGCATGTCAGGGAATAAAAGATAACAGGTAAAAGCATTTCCTAATATGGCCAGGTGCTTTCCACCTCCAGTGAGGAAAAAATAAAACTCGCATTATGAAAAAACTGCCATTGATGAATAATATATGAAATGCCACAAAATATAACTAAGATAAGCCCAAATTTAGTCATAAATACTGGTTCAGCTCCACAAGGCGGGCAATAAAATCTCACACACAGCCGCAACTACCCCCAGCAATTCGATAAATATCAGGTGACGTTTGGTTTGAGAGATTGAAGGTTTATAATTGAGATTCAAATCCAACAGTTTGATCTTGTGTATCTTTTCAGTTAACTCCAGCAACGTAGGTTTCTAAAAAAACTAAATCTATATCTAAAAACCTAAATGGAAGTTCAGGTTACCAATTAAACTCATGTGGGTTTTGCGAGCCACCGCAGCCGAGGTCGAAGCATCTTCAGTAGCCTTATTACGCTTATATTTTCGGCGAGGTTCTTGGAAATCATCCGAAGATTCTTCCTTCTCCTCCTCCAATCCGACGTCAATTTTGTCCGTGCGAGTGAAATCGGCAGACCTAACCGGAGCCCTGGCCCTTTTCTACTCAAACACAGACatcacaaaaacaaaaattaattgatAATGGAAGTTCTACAGCAGAAATATGGTAATTATCGACGGTTAATTTACTAACCGAACGACGAGCCACAGTTTCCGGCGCTATTGGTTCTTCTTCCATGAAACACCTAGCGGCGGCGACAAAAATCACTTAATTGAGTGGACGGCAACGGTAGATGGAGCTCGTTTTCGTATTCGCAAATCCTCTGCTCTGAAGAAGGGAACTGATCCGATCTTCCCGCCAAAGGAAAATCGTGCTGAAGAAGTTGAACCAAAATGACAGTGGAGCGGTAAATCTCAGGGGGCGAGCAGGCACGTCTATTCATTTACtagtgatatttttaaaaataattatcgaTTTCatgtaaaattaaattaaaattttatttttatttttgtacttTTTGTACTTTTtcctataattttttttgatcATACGTCTTGTGATACTTCGTATCTACAGGTTTGATATAAgatgttaatttttttcaatgaaGTAATTTCATTAAAAGAGGTAAAAAGAGTTACAAATACAAGTTCACTAGACATCCACAAGAGATATACATAAAATCGAAACACTTCAATCTACCTATGTCCAACTAGAAAACAAATCAGAGGAAGAAGGTAAGCATCTGTAATTGTGAATCTGAATCTTTTTTATTATACTTTTAACCTGCGGTTTTTCAGCTTCAAACATTATTTTGTTACGCAAATTCCAGACATGGTAAATTGTCGCTGCAAGAGCTGTCCATGTTGATAGTATGTATGTTTACTGATAAATCATGGGCATTCATCCATACATTATGATTGAATGAGTGACAATGATTTATACATTGAGGGCACATGTCATTTGCTGAATTGACAAGGACACTACCTATATACATCGTTCTAAAACAATCTGAACAAATTTGattgacataaaaaaaattatctaattttgtcatttactttattttaaaagaattgatatatttaaattttcacaGATGATAAAAGATGTGTGAAAATTTCCTTGAGATTTTGTAGCCTGTGGATGaagatttttattttggaaCAAGGATTTAAAGTTTTGGATGCATTTCAGAAAAAACAACTGGAGACTCATATCTCGCCCCATACTCGTACAGGTCTGAAAAACTAGACCCGAGACTAGTCACATACAAGACACTTCAATTGCGAGTTCAGATAAAATTCGGACTCATTGACATCCGTAACAACAATATCATTatttgttttgaaaattttattggttAATAAAATGTGTGCTTTTATTGGTTTTTAGGAAATAACAAAACTTGACTAGGTATTATGCCCATTATTTTAAagggaaaattatatttt from the Primulina tabacum isolate GXHZ01 chromosome 16, ASM2559414v2, whole genome shotgun sequence genome contains:
- the LOC142528630 gene encoding sister-chromatid cohesion protein 3-like gives rise to the protein MEEEPIAPETVARRSKRARAPVRSADFTRTDKIDVGLEEEKEESSDDFQEPRRKYKRNKATEDASTSAAVARKTHMSLIEVIKSDGKGIPDVVKRWVELYERNQKSATAELLTLLFEACGAKYHLHEEDLDETDVDDVVVALVNMARRGEIEDYQSSKRDFKNFKDNLVYFWDNVVSECQNGPLFDQSLFDKCLDYIIAMSCTPPRVYRQIASLMGLQLVSSFINVAKMLGAQRETTQRQLNVEKKKKVEGPRVESLSIRLSTTHDKITILEEMMRKIFTGLFVHRYRDIDTDIRMSCIESLGVWVLSYPSLFLQDLYLKYLGWTLNDKSAGVRKASVLALQNLYEVDDNVPSLNLFTERFYKRMLELADDIDISVSVCAIGLVKQLLRHQLVPDEELGSLYDLLIDDPPEIRHAIGALVYDHLIAQKFNDLQPRPTGSDNDSSEIHINRMLQILKEFSADPVLSSYVIDDVWDYMGAMKDWECIIHMLLEDSPSAELDDADATNLIRLLFASIKKAVGERIVPATDNRNPHLTKAQKEMFENNKRDITVAMMKTYPQLLRKFLSDKYKVAPLIEIIVHMNLELYSLKSQEQNFKATLQLMREAFFKHGDKDSLRSCVRAFKFCATESQGELQDFGQNQVKELEDEIMVKLKSALKDVVNGGDEYSLLVNVKRLYEMQLSRKVPLESLYQDLVHVLQSFRNIDEEVIAFLLLNMFLHVSWCLQSIVSSETVSETFVSSLVWKRNALLEQLEYFLQTPIKISDGGSGNQLAYRVCAIVSDIWCLFKKTKFDLTKLDILGYCPDESIIEKYWKMCEQLLNISADAEEENGNREYIEETNRDAVMFALAKLVATDSVPKEHLAPEIISHLETYGSSVTEIVKHLLTALKKKGDISSLLLEALKKAYQRYLSVVSSSNDKSLSSKSFQECKDLASRLSGKYVGTARNKYKSEIMNIVKDGINYAFLHAPRQLSFLDGVLLQFISKLPAPDILDVMKGVERRTENVNTDEDPSGWRPYFTFLDNLREKYARNEGVKDAKEGTSVRRRGRPRKNQNLPGKRLFNEQSSSGEEDSISGSDQDAGVEEKKDEDEEEVPLIHSLKASSKLRSLRVSKEDKRDQRKTIDSGQPTEDMATPKTSGASS